Proteins encoded by one window of Phytohabitans houttuyneae:
- a CDS encoding urease accessory protein UreF: protein MSTTLLLLADGRFPAGGHAHSGGLEAAVTAGRVRDLDDLDAFLRGRLATAGVVAAAFAAAACGGGDVHTLEGELDARTPSPALRRASRAQGRALLRAGRTLWTLSTVERELHHPVALGVVAAAAGLTPREAALTAAYGTVTGPASAAVRLLGLDPYATHALVARLAADCDAVAARAATVDDLPACSAPLLDVMAEAHATWEVRLFAS from the coding sequence ATGTCCACCACTCTGCTCCTGCTCGCCGACGGCCGGTTTCCGGCCGGCGGCCACGCGCACTCCGGCGGCCTGGAGGCGGCGGTCACCGCCGGCCGGGTACGCGACCTCGACGACCTCGACGCCTTCCTGCGCGGCCGGCTGGCGACGGCCGGCGTGGTGGCCGCGGCGTTCGCGGCGGCCGCGTGCGGGGGCGGCGACGTGCACACGCTCGAAGGCGAGCTCGACGCGCGCACCCCCTCCCCCGCGCTGCGCAGAGCGTCGCGGGCGCAGGGGCGGGCGCTGCTGCGCGCCGGCCGTACACTGTGGACTCTCTCCACAGTGGAGCGCGAGCTGCACCACCCGGTCGCGCTCGGCGTGGTGGCCGCCGCCGCGGGGCTGACGCCGCGCGAGGCCGCGCTCACCGCGGCGTACGGCACGGTGACCGGCCCGGCCAGCGCGGCCGTGCGGCTGCTGGGGCTGGACCCGTACGCGACGCACGCGCTCGTCGCCCGCCTCGCCGCTGACTGCGACGCCGTCGCCGCGCGAGCGGCCACAGTGGACGACCTGCCCGCCTGTTCCGCGCCGTTGCTGGACGTCATGGCCGAAGCACACGCCACCTGGGAGGTGCGTCTCTTTGCCAGCTGA
- the ureG gene encoding urease accessory protein UreG: protein MPAETEHTHPHPHGDPHAPRAAGGRALRIGIGGPVGSGKTALVAALCRTLAADVRLAVVTNDIYTTEDADFLLRNGVLPADRIRAVETGCCPHTAIRDDISANLDACEDLEADLGPLDLVLVESGGDNLTATFSKGLVDRQIFVVDVAGGDKVPRKGGPGVTTADLLVVNKTDLAPLVGADLSVMARDAGARRGALPTVFLSLVEDPAATPVADWVRGLLKG from the coding sequence TTGCCAGCTGAGACCGAACACACGCATCCGCACCCGCACGGGGACCCGCACGCGCCGCGAGCGGCAGGCGGGCGGGCGCTGCGGATCGGCATCGGCGGCCCGGTCGGCTCCGGCAAGACCGCCCTCGTCGCCGCGCTGTGCCGCACGCTCGCCGCCGACGTGCGGCTCGCGGTGGTGACAAACGACATCTACACGACCGAGGACGCCGACTTCCTGCTCCGCAACGGGGTGCTGCCGGCCGACCGGATCCGCGCGGTGGAGACCGGCTGCTGCCCGCACACCGCGATCCGCGACGACATCTCCGCCAACCTCGACGCCTGCGAGGACCTGGAGGCCGACCTCGGCCCGCTCGACCTCGTGCTCGTGGAGAGCGGCGGCGACAACCTGACCGCCACGTTCAGCAAGGGCCTCGTCGACCGGCAGATCTTCGTGGTCGACGTGGCCGGCGGCGACAAGGTGCCGCGCAAGGGCGGGCCCGGCGTCACCACCGCCGACCTGCTGGTCGTCAACAAGACCGACCTCGCCCCGCTGGTCGGCGCCGACCTGTCCGTCATGGCCCGGGACGCCGGCGCCCGCCGCGGCGCCCTGCCGACCGTGTTCCTCTCCCTTGTGGAGGATCCGGCCGCCACACCGGTCGCCGACTGGGTGCGCGGCCTCCTCAAGGGATGA
- a CDS encoding urease accessory protein UreD, with amino-acid sequence MKATARITAVAEAGRTRLVTLRSQTPLLVRRTGYRLADGEAEVHLVGGAAGPLGGDRLRIEVTVERGARLCVRSVAASLALPGPPGAQSILDIHARVAAGGALRWLPEPLIAAKGCDHVSRSLVELDGDARLTWREEVVCGRHGEEPGDARLESAVRRDGRTLMRQELAVGPRAPGWAGPSVLGGGRATGTLLIVDPLWTDKPPEAAVLGPGAALMPLAGGPAALATAVGGDLREVRAALDKAFPQAATDIDKY; translated from the coding sequence ATGAAAGCCACCGCCCGGATCACCGCGGTCGCGGAGGCCGGGCGCACGCGGCTGGTCACCCTCAGGTCGCAAACCCCGCTTCTGGTACGCAGGACGGGGTACCGCCTCGCGGACGGTGAAGCCGAGGTGCACCTTGTCGGCGGGGCGGCCGGCCCGCTGGGCGGTGACCGGCTGCGCATCGAGGTGACCGTCGAGCGCGGCGCGCGGCTGTGCGTGCGCAGCGTCGCGGCCTCGCTCGCCCTCCCCGGCCCGCCCGGCGCACAGTCCATCCTGGACATCCACGCGCGGGTGGCCGCCGGCGGCGCGCTGCGCTGGCTGCCCGAGCCGCTCATCGCGGCAAAGGGCTGCGACCACGTGTCCAGGTCCCTTGTGGAGCTGGACGGCGACGCCCGCCTCACCTGGCGGGAGGAGGTCGTGTGCGGTCGCCACGGCGAGGAGCCCGGCGACGCGCGGCTGGAGAGCGCGGTGCGCCGCGACGGCCGTACCCTCATGCGCCAGGAACTCGCAGTCGGACCGCGCGCCCCCGGCTGGGCCGGCCCTTCGGTGCTGGGCGGCGGCCGCGCCACCGGCACCCTGCTGATAGTGGATCCTCTGTGGACGGACAAGCCGCCGGAAGCGGCGGTCCTCGGGCCCGGCGCGGCGCTGATGCCGCTCGCCGGCGGTCCCGCCGCGCTCGCCACCGCGGTCGGTGGTGACCTGCGCGAGGTGCGCGCGGCGCTCGACAAGGCGTTCCCGCAAGCCGCCACAGACATAGACAAGTATTGA
- a CDS encoding DoxX family protein: MNPARIPDLVTSLFRIVLGLLFALHGASSLFGVFGGNRGSGEAIAVGTWPGWYAAVIQLAGGLLVLSGLATRVSALVCSGSMAYAYFTVHQPDGLLPMNNGGERAALFCWCFLLIAALGPGRWSVDHMLTRRRASVPEPAVAS; encoded by the coding sequence ATGAACCCTGCACGCATCCCAGACCTCGTCACCTCGCTGTTCCGCATCGTGCTCGGGCTGCTGTTCGCCCTGCACGGCGCCTCGTCGCTGTTCGGCGTCTTCGGCGGCAACCGCGGCTCGGGCGAGGCGATCGCCGTCGGCACCTGGCCCGGGTGGTACGCGGCGGTGATCCAGCTCGCCGGCGGCCTGCTGGTGCTGTCCGGCCTCGCCACCCGCGTCTCCGCCCTCGTCTGCTCCGGCTCGATGGCGTACGCGTACTTCACGGTCCACCAGCCCGACGGCCTCCTGCCGATGAACAACGGCGGCGAGCGCGCCGCCCTGTTCTGCTGGTGCTTCCTGCTGATCGCGGCGCTCGGCCCGGGCCGGTGGTCGGTCGACCACATGCTGACCCGGCGGCGCGCGTCCGTGCCCGAGCCGGCGGTCGCCTCGTGA
- a CDS encoding SSI family serine proteinase inhibitor, with protein MRARRVLGALALAGALSLAGAQGAAAGADGVTEFEIYTVNGVKTLTCAPDGGTHPHAKAACAEIDAARGNIAAVPRLPGYGCLDEWDPVLIGVTGTWRGQEVLFSSFESNKGCAAIRHGHIFWY; from the coding sequence GTGAGGGCCCGGCGCGTCCTCGGCGCGCTCGCGCTGGCCGGCGCGCTGAGCCTGGCCGGCGCGCAGGGCGCGGCGGCGGGCGCGGACGGCGTGACCGAGTTCGAGATCTACACGGTCAACGGCGTCAAGACGCTCACCTGCGCCCCCGACGGCGGCACCCACCCCCACGCCAAGGCAGCCTGCGCCGAGATCGACGCGGCACGCGGCAACATCGCCGCCGTGCCCCGCCTGCCCGGCTACGGCTGCCTGGACGAGTGGGACCCCGTGCTGATCGGCGTGACCGGCACGTGGCGCGGCCAGGAGGTGCTGTTCAGCTCGTTCGAGTCGAACAAGGGCTGCGCGGCCATCCGCCACGGCCACATCTTCTGGTACTGA
- a CDS encoding agmatinase family protein — translation MAHIHDNYGPEARYAVEREAELPTTKWDEEVARGLELGLPGADSIVDRRIPTFSRGELPHFAGINTFLKAPYLEDVRRCGEYDVAVLGAPFDGGTTYRSGTRFGPQGIRKISALYGPYSFELGVDLRESITIADLGDVFTIPANIEKTFDQISKAVGHVYASGAFPVVLGGDHSIGYPTVRGVAEHLDGNLGIIHFDRHVDTQETDLDERMHTTPWFHATDIPNVPPKNLVQIGIGGWQAPRPGSRSGASAARRS, via the coding sequence GTGGCCCACATCCACGACAACTACGGTCCCGAAGCGCGCTACGCCGTGGAGCGCGAGGCCGAACTGCCCACCACCAAGTGGGACGAGGAGGTCGCCCGCGGCCTCGAGCTCGGCCTCCCCGGCGCGGACTCCATCGTGGACCGCCGCATCCCCACGTTCAGCCGCGGCGAGCTGCCCCACTTCGCCGGCATCAACACGTTCCTCAAGGCGCCGTACCTGGAGGACGTGCGCCGCTGCGGCGAGTACGACGTGGCGGTGCTCGGCGCGCCCTTCGACGGCGGCACCACCTACCGGTCCGGCACCCGCTTCGGCCCGCAGGGCATCCGCAAGATCTCCGCACTCTACGGCCCGTACTCGTTCGAGCTCGGCGTCGACCTCCGCGAGTCGATCACGATCGCCGACCTGGGCGACGTCTTCACGATCCCGGCGAACATCGAGAAGACGTTCGACCAGATCTCCAAGGCGGTCGGCCACGTGTACGCCTCGGGCGCCTTCCCGGTCGTGCTGGGCGGCGACCACTCGATCGGCTACCCCACCGTGCGCGGCGTGGCCGAGCACCTCGACGGCAACCTCGGGATCATCCACTTCGACCGCCACGTCGACACCCAGGAAACCGACCTCGACGAGCGGATGCACACCACACCGTGGTTCCACGCCACCGACATCCCGAACGTGCCGCCGAAAAACCTCGTGCAGATCGGCATCGGCGGGTGGCAGGCGCCCCGCCCGGGGTCAAGGTCGGGCGCGAGCGCGGCACGACGATCATGA
- a CDS encoding arginase family protein: protein MTVTDCVEMGIEAAAARALEVAWDGADAVWLSFDVDCLDAAFVPGTGWPEPGGFLPREVLKFIQLIAERPLAGIEVVECSPPYDNAEITSLIATRVICDTLGCLVRAGHLPLRSA from the coding sequence ATGACCGTCACCGACTGCGTCGAGATGGGCATCGAGGCGGCCGCCGCCAGGGCCCTGGAGGTGGCCTGGGACGGCGCCGACGCGGTGTGGCTCTCGTTCGACGTCGACTGCCTCGACGCCGCGTTCGTACCCGGAACCGGATGGCCCGAGCCCGGCGGCTTCCTCCCCCGCGAGGTGCTCAAGTTCATCCAGCTCATCGCCGAGCGGCCGCTCGCCGGCATCGAGGTCGTGGAGTGCTCGCCGCCCTACGACAACGCCGAGATCACCTCGCTCATCGCCACCCGGGTCATCTGCGACACGCTCGGCTGCCTCGTGCGCGCCGGTCACCTTCCCTTGAGAAGCGCGTAA
- a CDS encoding ABC transporter substrate-binding protein has translation MRRVLAAAAAFVLLSAAACSEGGDDAEAGAPTTVRLGFSAWPGWFPWQVAQEQGLFAKNGVTVDLKYFDSYTDSLTALSTGNLDANSQTLNDTLSSVSGGAKQTIVLVNDNSTGNDQIIARAGIDTVADLKGRTVAVEQGTVDHYLLLLALRKAGLSEGDITVKALLTDAAAAAFVAGQVDAVGAFAPFTTTALGLAGSKAIATSADFPGAIPDHLVFDADFVKDHPKEVQAMVDTWFDTIAWIAANKDAAIAIMAKKGGVSDADYKTYDAGTTIFTHEQNLAAFTPGQSAANLDFQARSIATFLVDAKLVDEEPPLDGLFDPTFVKAATP, from the coding sequence ATGAGAAGAGTTCTCGCCGCCGCCGCGGCGTTCGTGTTGCTGTCCGCCGCCGCCTGCTCCGAGGGCGGCGACGACGCCGAGGCGGGCGCGCCCACCACCGTCCGGCTCGGGTTCAGCGCGTGGCCCGGCTGGTTTCCCTGGCAGGTCGCGCAGGAGCAGGGCCTGTTCGCCAAGAACGGCGTGACCGTCGACCTGAAGTACTTCGACAGCTACACCGACAGCCTCACCGCCCTGTCCACCGGAAACCTGGACGCCAACAGCCAGACGCTGAACGACACGCTCTCCTCCGTGAGCGGCGGAGCCAAGCAGACGATCGTGCTGGTCAACGACAACTCGACCGGCAACGACCAGATCATCGCCCGCGCCGGCATCGACACCGTGGCCGACCTCAAGGGCCGTACGGTGGCGGTCGAGCAGGGCACGGTCGACCACTATCTGCTGCTGCTCGCCCTGCGCAAGGCCGGACTGTCCGAAGGGGACATCACGGTGAAGGCGCTGCTGACCGACGCGGCCGCGGCGGCGTTCGTGGCCGGGCAGGTCGACGCGGTGGGCGCGTTCGCCCCGTTCACCACCACGGCGCTCGGGCTCGCCGGCAGCAAGGCGATCGCCACCTCCGCCGACTTCCCCGGCGCGATCCCGGACCACCTCGTCTTCGACGCCGACTTCGTCAAGGACCACCCGAAGGAGGTGCAGGCCATGGTGGACACCTGGTTCGACACGATCGCCTGGATCGCGGCCAACAAGGACGCGGCCATCGCCATCATGGCCAAGAAGGGCGGCGTCAGCGACGCCGACTACAAGACCTACGACGCCGGTACCACGATCTTCACGCACGAGCAGAACCTCGCCGCGTTCACGCCCGGCCAGAGCGCCGCCAACCTCGACTTCCAGGCCCGGTCCATCGCCACGTTCCTGGTCGACGCCAAGCTCGTGGACGAGGAGCCGCCGCTCGACGGTCTCTTCGACCCGACGTTCGTCAAAGCGGCGACGCCATGA
- a CDS encoding ABC transporter permease gives MSERAGTAASLAAEPSAVPEPAPPRSLPRRRPARGGGLWAIRTPPSRPARWTLTVVSVAVPVVGWQVLSMVIDGRPDYLPGPVDAVAAGIEMARSGQLATDAWATVARVLQGFGLAVLVSVPLGILMGSFPAGQALLEPLVGLLRYLPASAFIPLLIIWLGLGEPSKVALLFLAAFFFNTLMTADAVRQVPLGLIDVSYTLGARRGEVLRKVIVPYALPGMIDSVRVNAAASWSFVVVAELIASESGLGYRIVRAQRFNQIDRIFAVLVVIALIGLTIDLLLRLTRDRVGRWV, from the coding sequence ATGAGCGAGCGGGCCGGCACGGCGGCCTCCCTCGCGGCGGAGCCCTCGGCCGTGCCCGAACCCGCGCCGCCGCGCTCCCTCCCGCGCCGCCGCCCGGCCCGCGGTGGCGGGCTGTGGGCCATCCGAACGCCACCGTCCCGCCCCGCCCGCTGGACCCTGACCGTGGTGTCGGTGGCGGTACCGGTGGTCGGCTGGCAGGTGCTGAGCATGGTGATCGACGGACGGCCGGACTACCTGCCCGGTCCGGTCGACGCGGTGGCGGCGGGCATCGAGATGGCCCGCTCGGGGCAGCTCGCCACCGACGCCTGGGCGACCGTCGCCCGGGTGCTGCAGGGCTTCGGGCTGGCCGTGCTCGTGTCGGTGCCGCTCGGCATCCTCATGGGCAGCTTCCCCGCCGGTCAGGCCCTGCTGGAACCGCTCGTGGGGCTGCTGCGCTACCTGCCGGCGAGCGCGTTCATCCCGCTGCTGATCATCTGGCTGGGCCTGGGCGAGCCGTCGAAGGTGGCCCTGCTGTTCCTCGCCGCGTTCTTCTTCAACACGCTGATGACCGCCGACGCGGTACGGCAGGTGCCGCTCGGCCTCATCGACGTGTCGTACACGCTGGGCGCGCGCCGGGGCGAGGTGCTCCGCAAGGTGATCGTCCCGTACGCCCTGCCCGGCATGATCGACTCGGTCCGGGTGAATGCGGCGGCCTCCTGGAGCTTCGTCGTGGTCGCGGAGCTGATCGCGTCCGAGTCGGGGCTCGGCTACCGGATCGTGCGGGCGCAGCGGTTCAACCAGATCGACCGGATCTTCGCGGTACTCGTCGTCATCGCCCTGATCGGCCTCACGATCGACCTCCTCCTCCGGCTCACCCGCGACCGGGTCGGGCGGTGGGTCTGA
- a CDS encoding ABC transporter ATP-binding protein: MLDLVSLGKHFPRRGGAVQALEAIDLSVPAGQFVCVVGASGSGKSTLLSLIAGLAAPTAGEVRLDGAPVTGPGPDRGLVFQQGWVYPWRTVERNVAFGLELLPLPRAERERRVAWYLAETGLTALRHALPKQLSGGQRQRVAIARALACEPDVLLLDEPFGALDVQTKEDMQLLIRRVWQDTGTTVLMVTHDVEEAIFLGQRVIVLASDPGRVAADLPVKLPAERELSVKRLPDFLAMRAQVEDLVRAYHRRHQQKRAI, translated from the coding sequence ATGCTGGATCTCGTCTCCCTGGGCAAGCACTTCCCCCGGCGTGGCGGCGCCGTGCAGGCCCTGGAAGCCATCGACCTGTCCGTCCCGGCCGGGCAGTTCGTCTGCGTGGTCGGCGCCAGCGGCTCGGGCAAGTCCACGCTGCTGTCGCTGATCGCCGGGCTGGCCGCGCCCACCGCCGGCGAGGTACGCCTCGACGGCGCGCCGGTCACCGGCCCGGGACCGGATCGGGGGCTGGTCTTCCAGCAGGGCTGGGTCTACCCGTGGCGGACGGTGGAGCGCAACGTCGCGTTCGGCCTCGAGCTGCTGCCCCTGCCCCGGGCCGAGCGCGAGCGGCGCGTGGCCTGGTACCTGGCCGAGACCGGGCTCACCGCCCTGCGCCACGCCCTGCCCAAGCAGCTCTCCGGCGGCCAGCGCCAGCGGGTGGCGATCGCCCGGGCGCTGGCCTGTGAGCCGGACGTGCTGCTGCTGGACGAGCCGTTCGGAGCGCTCGACGTGCAGACAAAGGAGGACATGCAGCTGCTCATCCGGCGGGTGTGGCAGGACACCGGTACGACCGTGCTGATGGTCACCCACGACGTGGAGGAGGCCATCTTCCTGGGCCAACGGGTGATCGTGCTCGCCAGCGACCCGGGGCGGGTGGCGGCGGATCTGCCCGTCAAGCTTCCCGCCGAACGGGAACTGTCGGTAAAACGACTGCCCGACTTTCTCGCGATGCGGGCGCAGGTGGAGGACCTCGTCCGCGCTTACCACCGGCGCCACCAGCAAAAACGGGCCATCTGA
- a CDS encoding protein kinase domain-containing protein produces MASSGHVVGGRYRLDSVLGSGGMGVVWRAFDERLARWVAVKELRLTQPMTPEEREEVKYRAMVEALSAGRLVHPNVVAIYDAVDDADQPWVVMRLVEGRSLREVVAQDGPSTRSPPPSSGWGCWTRWTRPTGPVWCTGTSSRQTC; encoded by the coding sequence GTGGCGTCGTCGGGGCACGTCGTTGGGGGACGGTACCGGCTCGACTCGGTGCTGGGCTCCGGTGGAATGGGAGTGGTGTGGCGCGCGTTCGATGAGCGCCTCGCCCGATGGGTGGCGGTCAAAGAGCTTCGCCTCACCCAGCCCATGACTCCGGAGGAGCGTGAAGAGGTCAAATATCGGGCGATGGTGGAGGCGCTGAGCGCCGGCCGCCTCGTCCATCCGAACGTGGTCGCGATCTACGACGCGGTGGATGACGCCGACCAGCCGTGGGTGGTGATGCGGCTGGTCGAAGGGCGCTCGCTGCGCGAGGTCGTGGCGCAGGATGGCCCCTCGACCCGGTCGCCGCCGCCAAGCTCGGGCTGGGGTTGCTGGACGCGCTGGACGCGGCCCACGGGGCCGGTGTGGTGCACCGGGACGTCAAGCCGTCAAACGTGCTGA
- a CDS encoding serine/threonine-protein kinase produces the protein MVHRDVKPSNVLIAGGRPLLTDFSIATVAGAPVPLRGATVMGSPGYVAPERLHGEEGGVPADLFGLGATLFYAVEGYGPFARDDAMACLIATVCDPHPRPVRGMALAAVIDGLLAKDVADRMDSAAVRDALIAAARPKTRTVYRVPLTSRRAYTGHRSVAVLPTAAVTAPPDPAAPPAAPGGRTTRPPRRRRVTVLTAGAALLVPVVATFASAAGGPNSAGLAGRADAAVRPAPLVSTPRPAHPAGRGRWASRASCCHPRETCTPRTARTAPTPPAA, from the coding sequence GTGGTGCACCGGGACGTCAAGCCGTCAAACGTGCTGATCGCCGGCGGCCGCCCGCTGCTCACCGACTTCTCCATCGCCACGGTGGCCGGCGCGCCGGTCCCGCTGCGCGGTGCGACGGTCATGGGCAGCCCGGGGTACGTGGCGCCGGAGCGGCTGCACGGCGAGGAGGGCGGGGTCCCGGCCGACCTGTTCGGGCTGGGTGCGACGCTGTTCTACGCGGTGGAGGGCTACGGCCCGTTCGCCCGGGACGACGCGATGGCCTGCCTGATCGCCACGGTCTGCGACCCGCACCCCCGCCCGGTGCGGGGGATGGCGCTCGCCGCGGTGATCGACGGCCTGCTGGCCAAGGACGTGGCGGACCGCATGGACTCGGCCGCCGTCCGCGACGCACTGATCGCGGCGGCCCGGCCGAAGACCCGCACGGTGTACCGGGTGCCGCTCACGTCCCGCCGCGCGTACACCGGCCACCGCAGCGTGGCCGTGCTGCCCACGGCCGCCGTGACGGCCCCTCCGGACCCGGCCGCTCCCCCGGCGGCGCCGGGCGGTCGCACCACCCGCCCGCCCCGCAGGCGGCGGGTCACCGTCCTCACCGCGGGAGCCGCGCTGCTGGTGCCCGTGGTGGCCACCTTCGCCAGCGCGGCCGGCGGGCCGAACAGCGCGGGCCTCGCCGGGCGCGCCGACGCCGCCGTGCGGCCCGCACCCCTGGTGTCGACCCCTCGGCCGGCCCACCCGGCGGGGCGCGGGCGCTGGGCATCCCGGGCGTCCTGCTGTCACCCTCGGGAAACCTGTACACCCCGTACAGCACGGACGGCCCCGACCCCGCCGGCGGCGTGA
- a CDS encoding winged helix-turn-helix transcriptional regulator yields the protein MRPQALEWSVENCTIARAMAILGERWTFVVLRDIFAGIRRFDDMRQRSGIPRQVLANRLAMLVDNGVLRRVPYREPGARPRDEYRLTDKGFDLYPVLAAVAEWGNRYLADPEGPPVAIVHRECGQEVQSVMRCASGHDALKPREVASAPGKGARRR from the coding sequence GTGAGACCTCAAGCACTGGAATGGTCGGTGGAAAACTGCACGATCGCCCGCGCGATGGCGATCCTCGGCGAGCGGTGGACGTTCGTCGTGCTGCGCGACATCTTCGCCGGCATCCGCCGCTTCGACGACATGCGCCAGCGCTCCGGCATCCCGCGGCAGGTGCTTGCCAACCGGTTGGCGATGCTCGTCGACAACGGTGTGCTGCGCCGCGTGCCGTACCGCGAGCCGGGCGCCCGGCCGCGCGACGAGTACCGGCTCACGGACAAGGGCTTCGACCTCTATCCGGTGCTCGCGGCCGTCGCCGAGTGGGGCAACCGCTACCTCGCCGATCCCGAGGGCCCGCCCGTGGCGATCGTCCACCGCGAGTGCGGGCAGGAGGTGCAGTCCGTGATGCGCTGCGCGTCCGGCCACGACGCCCTCAAGCCGCGCGAGGTGGCCTCCGCGCCGGGAAAGGGTGCCCGCCGGCGGTGA
- a CDS encoding PaaI family thioesterase, which yields MTQTQAVPGEEALRTRSRTFEWADPAGNAALIGQRSGLDLLRAMIAGELPVPPVMQLIGASRLEAEEGRVSVEMTAQEFHYNPLGSVHGGVLSTLLDTAAGCAVHSTLPAGVGYTTLDLSVKFLRPVTTDSGLLRCEGTVLSRGRRTALAEARLTDGRGRLAAHATSSCLIFEVP from the coding sequence ATGACACAGACTCAGGCCGTGCCCGGCGAGGAAGCCCTGCGCACGCGGAGCCGGACCTTCGAGTGGGCCGACCCCGCGGGCAACGCGGCGCTGATCGGCCAGCGCTCCGGCCTGGACCTGCTGCGCGCGATGATCGCGGGCGAGCTCCCGGTGCCCCCGGTGATGCAGCTGATCGGCGCCTCCCGCCTGGAAGCCGAAGAGGGCCGGGTGTCGGTGGAGATGACCGCGCAGGAGTTCCACTACAACCCGTTGGGCTCGGTCCACGGCGGCGTACTCTCCACGCTGCTGGACACCGCCGCCGGGTGCGCGGTCCACTCGACCCTCCCGGCCGGCGTCGGCTACACCACGCTGGACCTGAGCGTAAAGTTCCTCCGCCCGGTCACCACCGACTCCGGCCTCCTACGCTGCGAGGGCACCGTCCTGTCACGCGGCCGCCGCACCGCCCTGGCCGAGGCCCGCCTGACCGACGGCCGCGGCCGCCTCGCCGCACACGCCACGTCGAGCTGCCTCATCTTCGAGGTCCCGTAA
- the urtE gene encoding urea ABC transporter ATP-binding subunit UrtE, with amino-acid sequence MLEIDGVQAGYGRSLVLHGVSLSVPDDGVAAVMGHNGAGKSTLLRAAIGLLKPRSGRVLFAGEDVTRLAPHERVARGMAYVPQGQQCFPHLTTAENLQLIADSRPNAKAAMADALDLFPALRGLMSRRAGLLSGGQRQQLAIARALITSPRLLLLDEPTEGIQPSVVAEIQETILSLTRRGGLSVLLVEQHVGFALRAAERYYVLESGRVTSSGSGGQEAERDVRQALAV; translated from the coding sequence ATGCTGGAGATCGACGGCGTCCAGGCCGGCTACGGCCGCAGCCTGGTCCTGCACGGCGTCTCGCTGTCCGTGCCCGACGACGGCGTAGCGGCGGTGATGGGCCACAACGGCGCCGGCAAGAGCACGCTCCTGCGCGCGGCGATCGGGCTGCTCAAGCCGAGGTCCGGGCGCGTACTCTTCGCCGGCGAGGACGTGACCCGGCTCGCGCCGCACGAGCGGGTCGCGCGCGGGATGGCCTACGTGCCGCAGGGCCAGCAGTGCTTCCCCCACCTCACCACCGCCGAAAACCTCCAGCTGATCGCCGACTCCCGCCCCAACGCCAAGGCGGCGATGGCCGACGCGCTGGACCTCTTCCCCGCCCTGCGCGGCCTGATGAGCCGGCGCGCCGGCCTGCTCTCCGGCGGGCAGCGACAGCAGCTGGCGATCGCCCGCGCGCTGATCACCTCACCCCGCCTCCTGCTCCTGGACGAGCCGACCGAGGGCATCCAGCCATCGGTGGTCGCCGAAATCCAGGAGACGATCCTGTCCCTCACCCGCCGCGGCGGGCTGTCAGTGCTGCTGGTGGAGCAGCACGTCGGCTTCGCACTGCGGGCCGCCGAACGCTACTACGTCCTGGAATCGGGCCGCGTCACCTCATCCGGCTCCGGCGGCCAGGAGGCGGAGCGCGACGTGCGGCAGGCGCTGGCCGTCTAA
- the urtD gene encoding urea ABC transporter ATP-binding protein UrtD, which yields MSGGLSVRDLRVVFDGFVAVDGVSLEVAPGDIRFLIGPNGAGKTTLVDAVTGLVKATGSARFGDTELLGRPVHRIARMGVGRTFQTATVFEELSVLQNLDIAAGSGRSFWTLARRRRGVPEAVSTALETIGLADLRDKPAGALAHGQKQWLEIGMLLVQDVKLLLLDEPVAGMSHDERDATGELLRVVSADRTVVVIEHDMDFMRSFANTVTVLHAGKVLSEGTVAQVQADPAVQQVYLGVS from the coding sequence ATGAGCGGCGGGCTTTCGGTGCGCGACCTGCGGGTGGTGTTCGACGGGTTTGTGGCCGTGGACGGCGTCAGCCTCGAGGTGGCGCCGGGCGACATCAGGTTTCTCATCGGCCCCAACGGCGCGGGCAAGACCACCCTCGTCGACGCCGTGACCGGGCTCGTGAAGGCCACCGGCTCGGCCCGCTTCGGCGACACCGAGCTGCTGGGCCGGCCGGTGCACCGGATCGCGCGGATGGGCGTGGGGCGCACGTTCCAGACGGCGACGGTGTTCGAGGAGCTGAGCGTGCTGCAGAACCTCGACATCGCGGCCGGCTCGGGCCGCTCCTTCTGGACGCTCGCGCGCCGCCGGCGCGGGGTGCCGGAAGCGGTCTCGACGGCGCTGGAGACAATCGGCCTGGCCGACCTGCGCGACAAGCCCGCGGGAGCGCTCGCGCACGGGCAGAAGCAGTGGCTGGAGATCGGCATGCTGCTCGTGCAGGACGTGAAGCTGCTGCTGCTCGACGAGCCGGTGGCCGGCATGAGCCACGACGAGCGCGACGCCACGGGCGAGCTGCTGCGGGTGGTGAGCGCCGACCGCACGGTGGTGGTGATCGAGCACGACATGGACTTCATGCGCAGCTTCGCCAACACGGTGACGGTGCTGCACGCCGGCAAGGTGCTCAGCGAGGGGACCGTCGCGCAGGTCCAGGCCGACCCGGCCGTGCAGCAGGTGTACCTGGGGGTGTCGTGA